The window ATCATGGCCACCCAGATCGGCCTCCAGACCATGATGGAGCACGAGGTGCCGCGCTACGACGAGGGCGCCCTGGAGCGGCTCGAGAGCACGTGGCGGCGCGAATACCGCCGCGGCGCGGACACGCTCCACTACGAGGACGTGGCCGCCGGCAGCGAGATCCCGTCCATCGTGCGCGGCCCCCTCACCATCGGCGACATGGTGGCGTGGAACGCGGCCATCGGCCCGTCCTACAAGGCCGGACGCTGGGGTTACCTGGACCTCAGCAAGGCCATGCACACCGCCATGTTCAACCCGGTGACGGGATTCCCGGTGAAGTACTCGCAGCAGCACGAGGACGCCAACATGGCCGCGGGCCGCGGCATGCCCGCTCCCTTCGACAACGGCGTGATGCGCTTTGCCTGGGTGGCGCCTTTGGTGACCAACTGGATGGGCGATGAGGGTTTCCTGAAACGCCTGAAGGTCCAGGTGGCCCGCCCCGGCCTCTACGGCGACCTGACCACGTATTCGGGCCGGGTGACGGCCAAGGATGACGCAACCAAGACGGTGACCCTGGAAATCACCGGCACCCGGCAGGACGGCATGGCCAACACGCGCGGTGAAGCCGCGGTGGTGCTGCCCGGCCGCCGGCCATGAACCATGGAAGCATGCGTCCTTCGACTTCGCACCGCTGGCGCGGTGCTACGCTCAGGACGAACGGTCCTGGTTCACCCCGTTCGTCCTGAGCGTAGCGAGGTCTGCCGAGCGAAGTCGAAGGACCCGATTCACCGAAAGGAGAGATGCCTTGGACAGCTATGATAACGGGCTTCCCG of the Deltaproteobacteria bacterium genome contains:
- a CDS encoding MaoC family dehydratase N-terminal domain-containing protein, which translates into the protein MTGNEQVDMAQVDAAIDAWKAVTEEMTGKIVEERQPWVSSVTEDAIKHFAYGTDDDNPLWTDPDYAAGVGQGRTQAPPAFVIVNRYPILHGAPMKAPLASLIGGVEMEWFGRVLAGDTLSSEPRQKEFYEKRNKEGRRLNFVISGIDYRNQEDALVARATGTMIMATQIGLQTMMEHEVPRYDEGALERLESTWRREYRRGADTLHYEDVAAGSEIPSIVRGPLTIGDMVAWNAAIGPSYKAGRWGYLDLSKAMHTAMFNPVTGFPVKYSQQHEDANMAAGRGMPAPFDNGVMRFAWVAPLVTNWMGDEGFLKRLKVQVARPGLYGDLTTYSGRVTAKDDATKTVTLEITGTRQDGMANTRGEAAVVLPGRRP